The Pseudorasbora parva isolate DD20220531a chromosome 16, ASM2467924v1, whole genome shotgun sequence genome includes a region encoding these proteins:
- the LOC137043237 gene encoding uncharacterized protein translates to MQSHMIETHGQLPTKSIREQYALGIVKLFPSLRDPYSKKGYEHFYDGASNTGYIAWRLKTVHRKIRQGSLPPVSPLYVSPGGPKCQRATYFEDQLDGVLAKKPCLLNHTTDKSIIFQKMRQTFQYRQNLVRDPGTSVDILSTFPRFLEGWWIKTSLSCLMRKYPPGCFKSGTSSSDQILRPGNVIPSVITTSPFTTTRRTEVSKNQCMGCC, encoded by the exons ATGCAGTCTCACATGATTGAAACACACGG GCAACTCCCTACTAAATCAATCAGAGAACAATATGCTCTTGGGATAGTGAAGCTGTTCCCTTCTCTCAGAGATCCATATTCCAAGAAAGGCTAC gAACACTTCTATGATGGTGCAAGCAACACTGGATACATCGCCTGGCGTCTGAAAACTGTCCACAGGAAGATTCGTCAAGGATCTCTGCCACCAGTCAGCCCTCTTTATGTTTCTCCAGGAGGCCCAAAATGCCAAAGAGCTACTTATTTTGAAGACCAACTTGATGGGGTGCTTGCAAAGAAGCCATGTCTGCTAAATCATACAACCGACAAATCAATAATTTTTCAAAAGATGAGACAGACTTTTCAGTATCGCCAGAATCTTGTTAGAGATCCAGGCACTAGTGTTGATATCCTCTCCACCTTCCCAAGATTCCTAGAGGGCTG GTGGATCAAGACTTCACTCTCCTGTTTGATGCGGAAATATCCTCCAGGCTGCTTCAAAAGTGGGACATCTTCTTCAGACCAAAT ACTACGGCCAGGAAATGTCATCCCTTCTGTTATTACTACATCTCCTTTCACCACCACCAGGAGGACTGAAGTCTCGAAAAATCAGTGCATGGGATGCTGTTGA